TCTCCGCCCCTTTGAAGGCGAAGTCACACAGGTTCTTGGCGACACCGAACCCACCGGGCACGATCAGGGCGTCATAGTCTTCCGCTTTCGCCTGACCCAGCTCGATCACTTCACCGCGCGCCAGCCGCGCCGCTTCCTTGAGCACATTGCGGGTCTCGCCCTCGTCCACCTCGCCGGTGAGGTGATTGATCACATGCGCCTGCTCGATGTCCGGCGCGATGCACTGATAGGTCACACCGGCCCGGTCCAGGGCCAGCAAGGTAATGGTGGTCTCATAGATTTCGCTGCCGTCATAGACGCCACAGCCTGCCAGTAATACGGCTACTTTCATGAATGCTCTCCTCGTATTTCGGATCCGTCACTGTCACCCCGCAACAACTGACCACTGCCAGCGCCGCAGGCCACCACGGATTTCATCATCTGCTCGACACCCACTTGCGGGTGCCGGGTCACCAGATCTTCGTGCACATGGTATATGAAACCGGTGGTGGGATTGGGCCCGGTGGGCACGAACACGGTCACCCGGCCATTATCATGGTGCGAGGTTATCAAACCCATCACCGAGACGTCCGCCTGACGTCCGTACAGCCATATCTGGGCCACTTCACCCCGATGAAAAGGACTGTCCTCATCCTTGCCGAAAACCTGAAGAATGATTTCCTTGACCAGCCGGTAGCCCGGCAACCGGGTCATGGTGCGCGCCTCGAAGCGCTGCCACAACCAGCTTCCCAGGCGGGTCGCCACCAGGGTGCCCACCAGAAAACAGAACACCACCAGCACCGCCACCACCACCCAGTCGGCGGCGAACTTCGGCAACCCGAAGGTATGCACCACGAATCGGGTGAACGGCGCGATCAGGCTGGTGACCGCATCGTAAAGCCACTTGAAGAAGAACGCGATGATCGAGATCGGCAGCAGAATGATGACACCGCCGATCAGCGATTTGCGCACGAAAAACCAAAAACCTCGGTCCGCTTTCATGGGGCTGCTTCCGGAAACTGATACCAGATTTTGTTGACGTAGAGACAACGTTCCCCGGCGGGGGTTCTCACCCAGGCTTCGTCGTCCTCCCGTTTGCCAAGCAAGGCGCGGGCCAGGGGCGCATCGACGCTGATGTAACCGCGTCCGCCGTCGGCCTCATCCGGCCCGACCAGGCGGTACCGGTGAGTCGCGCCGTCCTCGTCTTCCACTTCCACCCAGGCGCCAAAGAAGACCTTGCCGGTATCCTCCGGCGGACGGTCCACCACCACCATGCCGTCCAGGCGTTTGCTGAGAAAGCGAATCCGGCGATCGATTTCGCGCAGCTGCTTCTTGCCGTAGATATACTCGGCATTCTCCGAACGATCCCCCTGGGCGGCGGCCTCCTGTACCGCCTGCGTCACCTGGGGGCGGGTCTCTTTCCACAGGGTCTGCAATTCCCGGTTCATGGCTTGATAGCCCTCGGGCGTGATGTATTTTGAACCCGGTTTGCCTTGGGGTCGCCAACGTCCCATAACTTTCCTCAGAACCTGTTTACCGATCCAGTCCGCCGGCATTGGTGCCCTTTTGCCGGCGCTGCTACACTGCCCACGCGCGCACCGCGCTATCATCTCTCGATTGTCACGCCACGGCCAGCGGCGACCCCGGGGCCCGGCGTTGATCCGTTACCGAGACCGCTTACCGAGTCCCTTTATCGAGGCTCTTTGATCGAGGTAGTGCTCTATGTCCTTTCCCCGTGCCCCCTGGCCGCATACCCGCATGCGTCGCATGCGCAAAGACGATTTTTCCCGCCGCATGATGCGCGAGTCCGTGCTCACGCCCAGCGACCTGATCTACCCGGTGTTCATCATCGAAGGCGAGAACCGTACCGAAACGGTGGCTTCCATGCCCGGCGTGGAACGCATGAGCATCGATCTGTTGTGCCGTGAGGCGGAGGAACTGGCCGCCCTGGGCGTCCCGGCCATGGCCCTGTTCCCGTCCACTCCGGCGGAGGCCAAAAGCCTGGACGCGGCGGAAGCCTGGAACCCGGACGGTCTGGTGCAGCGCTGTACCCGGGCGATCAAGGCGGCGGTGCCGGCAATGGCGGTGATCACCGACGTGGCCCTGGACCCGTTCACCATTCACGGCCAGGACGGCATCCTCGACGAAGACGGCTACGTGCTCAACGAGGAAACGGTGCAGGCGCTGGTGCGCCAGGCTCTGTCCCATGCCGAGGCCGGCGCCGATTTCGTCGCGCCGTCGGACATGATGGACGGCCGTATCGGCGAGATCCGCCAGGCCCTGGAAGACAACCACCACATCCTCACTCGCATCATGGCTTACTCCGCCAAGTACGCTTCCGCCTACTACGGCCCATTCCGCGACGCGGTGGGCTCCGCCGGCAATCTGGGCAAGGCGGACAAGAACACTTATCAGATGGACCCGGGCAACTCCGACGAGGCGTTGCACGAAATCGCCCTGGATCTGGCCGAGGGCGCCGACGTGGTGATGGTGAAGCCGGGCATGCCCTATCTGGATGTGATCCGGCGAGTCAAGGACGAGTTCAAAGTGCCGGTGTTCGCCTACCAAGTCAGCGGCGAATACGCCATGCACATGGCCGCGTTCCAGAACGGCTGGCTGGATGAAGACAAGGTCATGATGGAGTCCCTGCTGGCGTTCAAGCGGGCCGGCGCCAGCGGCATCCTCACCTATTTCGCCAAACGCGCGGCGCAACGGCTGCAGAACCAGCCCTCCTGAGCAGGCCGCCGCCCTGATCGCGGTCCATGGACCACTACTGTCCCGCAGTTTTATTCATCAAATTGGGAAGATCTGGCTTTGCCGTACTTTCCGATGCAACGTGGTCTTGACGTCATGAATCAGGGACAGCGCCGCTAAGGACGTCTCACCCTCTCCCCCGGCCCCTCTCCCCTCAAGGGAGAGGGGAGCAAACCAAACCTGTCTATTCGGTCCCCTCTCCCTTGAGGGGAGAGGGACAGGGAGAGGGTGAAACAGCGGCCAAATTTGGCACAGACTCAACTGTGTGGGACAGCACTGGTCCACGGAGCGCGACGTTTTCCGCTGTTCACTGTTAACTATCAACTGTTAACTGCTCCATCCCCTCTTCCTGTCATTCTCTTGTCACGTTAATGTCATCTAATGAGCGCCTCCCCCGGGCCAGGATGACATCATGAACGCCAACACCAATCAGCCGTCCATGGACTTGAACAGCCCCGAGCACTACATCAACCGCGAACTGAGCCTGCTGCAGTTCAACCTGCGGGTGCTGGAGCAGGCCATGGATGAGCGTCACCCTCTGATGGAGCGTCTCAACTTCCTGCTGATCTTCTCCTCCAACATGGATGAGTTCTTCGAGATCCGGGTGGCGGGGCTGCGCAATCAGATGGAGACCGGCACCGGCACGCCGGGACCGGACGGCATGCTGCCCCAGGAAGTGCTGGCGGACATCTCGCGCATTACCCACGAAGCAGTGCAGCGCCAGTATCATATTCTCCAGGGCATCATTTTGCCGGCGTTGGCGGAAGAGGGCGTGCATTTCCTGCGTCGTGAAGACTGGAACGCCGCCCAGGCCGAATGGGTCAAGAAATACTTCCGTGACCAGGTCTACCCGGTGCTCACGCCCATCGCCCTGGACCCGGCCCACCCGTTCCCGCGACTGGTCAACAAGAGTCTCAACTTCATCGTGCCGCTGGACGGAAAGGACGCGTTCGGCCGCTCCACGGGGCTGGCCATCGTGCCCGCACCGCGCTCACTGCCGCGCCTGATCCGACTGCCCGACGAAGTGTGCGAAAACGGCGACGACAATTTCATCTTTCTCTCCTCCATGATCCATGCCCACGTCAGCGATCTGTTTCCAGGCATGAAAGCCACCGGCTGCTACCAGTTCCGCGTCACCCGCAACGCGGATCTGGAGGTGGACGAGGACGTGGAGGATCTGGCCAGCGCGCTCAAAGGGGAGCTGCTGTCCCGGCGCTACGGCGATGAGGTGCGGCTGGAAGTGGCGGATAACTGCCCGCAGCATCTGATCGATTATCTGCTGGAACAGTTTGAACTGGGTCAGGTAGACGCCTATAAGGCCAACGGGCCGGTGAACCTGGCGCGCATGTTCACCAGCGTCAACCGGCCGCGCCTGCACTATCCGCCTTTCACCCCGCGGGTGCCGGCACCGGTGCGCAAGTACGAAAGCATTTTCGATGCCATCGATCAGGGCGATATCCTGCTGCACCACCCGTTCGAGAGTTTCAGCCCAGTGGTCAATCTGCTGGCCGAAGCGGCCCGGGATCCCAAGGTTCTGGCGATCAAACAAACCCTGTATCGCACCGGCACCAACTCGGAAATTCTGGATCATCTGGAAACCGCCGCCCGTAATGGCAAGGAAGTTATCGCCGTGGTGGAACTGCGCGCCCGCTTCGACGAGGAGTCCAACATCGAGGGCGCCCGCCGCCTGCAGGAAGCCGGCGCCATCGTGGTGTACGGCGTGGTGGGTTATAAAACCCACTCGAAGATGCTGCTGGTGCTGCGCCGGGACGGCGACGGCATGAAGCGCTACGCCCATCTGGGCACTGGCAATTACCACACCAAAACCACCAAGTTCTACACCGACTACGGGCTGCTCACCGCCGAGCCGGGAATCTGCCAGGACGTGCACAAGATCTTCCAGGAACTCACCGGCATGGGTAAGGCGGCACGGCTCAAGCAACTCAAGCATGCGCCGTTCACCCTGCATCCAAGCCTGATGGAATGGATCGAGTTCGAGACCGAGCAGGCCCGTGCCGGCAAACCGGCGCGGATCATCGCCAAGTTCAACTCCCTGACCGAAGAACGCATCATGCAGGCGCTGTACCGGGCCAGCCAGGCGGGGGTGGAGATCGATTTGATCGTGCGCGGGATCTGCTGTTTGCGACCGGGCATCCCCGGTCTGTCGGAAAATATCCGGGTACGCTCCATCATCGGCCGCTTCCTGGAGCACACCCGCATCTACCATTTCCACCACGCCGGCGAGGATCTGGTGTACTGCGCCAGTGCCGACTGGATGGACCGCAATCTGTTCAATCGGGTGGAAACCTGCTTCCCGGTCAATGACCCCAAACTCAAGAAGCAAATACTGGAAGAAGGACTGCACTTCTATCTGCGAGACAATACCCAGGCCTGGCTGTTGAGCGCGGATGGCAGCTATCAACGCGCCGAACCGGCCGCCGGCGAGGAGCCGTTCCTGGCTCAACAGGCTTTGCTGGAAGCACTGAGCAACGGCTGACCGGCCTCCTCGTGAGCCCGCAGCTTCCCATTGAGGGGGCTACGAAGCCACTGTAGGAGCCAGCCCTGCTGGCGAATCTCTCGGGATGCCCAGAGCTCAATTCGCTTGCAAGGCAAGCTCCTACAGTGGCCTTGCAGCAATCGCTGAATCCGGGTCCCCGAAACCCGCCAGAATTTGGGGTAGCGGAGGGTCCACGGATCGCGATTCAGGTCACGACAAGGCGATAGCCGCTGCTCTGGAAGAACTCCTGCTCCTGTTCCAGATCCGCCTGGGTCAGCGGGTGCTCGGCCAGCCAGCCTGGCGGGAAGCTCAGGGTCACCACCTCGCCGTCGACGGCCAGGGTCAGCGGCGGCAGCGGCTCGTCGCTGCGCGCATGGTGCAGGCGACAAGCCAGACGCAGCAGCAGACACAACCGCAGCAGCGGCTCCCGTTCTTCATCGTCCCACTCCGATAGCGCCGACAGCGGCAGTTTGCGGCGGTGACCACGCACCAGTAGCGCCACCGCCGCCTGTTCCTGGCGCGAGAAGCCGGGCAGGTCGGCGTTGGAAAGCATGTAGGCGCCGTGCTTGTGGAATTGGCTGTGAGAGACGGTCAGGCCCACTTCATGCAATAACGCCGCCCAGCGCAGGGTGTCCAGCAGGGCCTCATCATTCAGCGACCACTGGTCCGCCACCGACCGGTGCAACGTCATCACGGTGTCGTGTACGCGGCGCGCCTGGGCCGGCTCCACCCGATAACGATCCATTACCGCCTGCACGCTGCGCTCACGAACATCCTCGTGGGTAAAACGCCCCAACAGGTCATAGAGCAACCCTTCGCGCAGGGCACCGGCGGATACCGTCATATGGGTAATGCCCAGCTGCCGGAAGATCCCCAGCAAGATGGCCAGTCCGGAGGCAAAAATCGGCTTGCGGTCCTCGCGCAGGCCTTTCAGGGACAAGGCGTCCACGGAACCGGCTTTCACCGCCTTGCGGGCAATTTTCTCCAGCGCCTCCACAGTAATGCCCTGATCGGTCAGGCCGCCTTCCTCGCACACCTGGGCAATGGCCTTGATAGTGCCGGAAGCACCCACCGCCTGGGTCCACCCCATCCGCCGGTAATTGGCCTCGATCGACAGCACTTCCTGGCGGGCGGCGGTGACCGCTCTGGCCATGCCCGATTCGGTGATACGGCCATCGGCGAAGAAGCGCTGGCGGAAACTGACACAGCCCATATGCAGGGACTCGGTTTCCACTGCCTCGAACCCCTCGCCGATGATCAGCTCACTGGACCCGCCGCCAATATCCACCACCAGCCGGCTGCCGCCGTTGGCGGCGAGACTGTGCGCCACACCGAGATAGATCAGGCGCGCTTCTTCGCGGCCGGCCACCACCTCGATGTCATGGCCCAGAACCTGCTCGGCGCGGGCGATAAACGCCTTGGCGTTACGGGCCATGCGCAGGGTGTTGGTACCCACCACCCGGACATTGCCCCGGCGCACTCCGGTGATCCGCTGAGCAAACCGCGCCAGGCATTCCAGTGCCCGCTGCTGGGTTTCCTCATCCAGCCGGTTATCGCTGTCCAGACCGCTGCCCAGCTGCACTTTTTCCGAGAGACCTTCCAGCAGGCGTACTTCTCCCTGATCCTGACGCGCCACCACCATATGAAAACTATTGGAGCCCAGATCGATGGCCGCCAGTTGCTCGCCTTGTCGCAAATTGTTCCCTCTCTGCCAAGCTGCGGAAGTGGCGACCGTCACCGGCGCGCCCTGTGAGTTGATTTTCGGCGCCGCAACGGCGCGCCGCAACCAGCAATCGACCTTGCCATAGGGTCCGACTGTCAGCGTAATCGACCCTCACGCTTGAAATCCCGCGTTGCCGGCCCGATAGTATCAATCCCGCGAAACCCTTAAGCAGGAGATATTCATGAGCGGCGAGATTATCAACGTCACCGACGCCGACTTCGAGGACAAGGTCCTCAAGGCGGACGGTCCGGTTCTGGTGGACTACTGGGCACCGTGGTGCGGCCCGTGCAAGATGGTGGCGCCGATCCTGGAAGACCTGTCCAAGGAATACGCCGACAAGCTGACCATCGCCAAGCTGAACATCGACGAGAA
This sequence is a window from Alloalcanivorax dieselolei B5. Protein-coding genes within it:
- the elbB gene encoding isoprenoid biosynthesis glyoxalase ElbB, producing MKVAVLLAGCGVYDGSEIYETTITLLALDRAGVTYQCIAPDIEQAHVINHLTGEVDEGETRNVLKEAARLARGEVIELGQAKAEDYDALIVPGGFGVAKNLCDFAFKGAEMSIHPPVKDFIQAVHKAGKPVGLICISPTMTGLLFGDATCTIGSNTEVAAAIEQMGGRHQPCPVDDFVVDEENRLVTTPAYMEAGSIKEAAAGIEKLVDKILSMAG
- a CDS encoding DUF502 domain-containing protein, with amino-acid sequence MKADRGFWFFVRKSLIGGVIILLPISIIAFFFKWLYDAVTSLIAPFTRFVVHTFGLPKFAADWVVVAVLVVFCFLVGTLVATRLGSWLWQRFEARTMTRLPGYRLVKEIILQVFGKDEDSPFHRGEVAQIWLYGRQADVSVMGLITSHHDNGRVTVFVPTGPNPTTGFIYHVHEDLVTRHPQVGVEQMMKSVVACGAGSGQLLRGDSDGSEIRGEHS
- the greB gene encoding transcription elongation factor GreB, which encodes MGRWRPQGKPGSKYITPEGYQAMNRELQTLWKETRPQVTQAVQEAAAQGDRSENAEYIYGKKQLREIDRRIRFLSKRLDGMVVVDRPPEDTGKVFFGAWVEVEDEDGATHRYRLVGPDEADGGRGYISVDAPLARALLGKREDDEAWVRTPAGERCLYVNKIWYQFPEAAP
- the hemB gene encoding porphobilinogen synthase — its product is MSFPRAPWPHTRMRRMRKDDFSRRMMRESVLTPSDLIYPVFIIEGENRTETVASMPGVERMSIDLLCREAEELAALGVPAMALFPSTPAEAKSLDAAEAWNPDGLVQRCTRAIKAAVPAMAVITDVALDPFTIHGQDGILDEDGYVLNEETVQALVRQALSHAEAGADFVAPSDMMDGRIGEIRQALEDNHHILTRIMAYSAKYASAYYGPFRDAVGSAGNLGKADKNTYQMDPGNSDEALHEIALDLAEGADVVMVKPGMPYLDVIRRVKDEFKVPVFAYQVSGEYAMHMAAFQNGWLDEDKVMMESLLAFKRAGASGILTYFAKRAAQRLQNQPS
- the ppk1 gene encoding polyphosphate kinase 1 produces the protein MNANTNQPSMDLNSPEHYINRELSLLQFNLRVLEQAMDERHPLMERLNFLLIFSSNMDEFFEIRVAGLRNQMETGTGTPGPDGMLPQEVLADISRITHEAVQRQYHILQGIILPALAEEGVHFLRREDWNAAQAEWVKKYFRDQVYPVLTPIALDPAHPFPRLVNKSLNFIVPLDGKDAFGRSTGLAIVPAPRSLPRLIRLPDEVCENGDDNFIFLSSMIHAHVSDLFPGMKATGCYQFRVTRNADLEVDEDVEDLASALKGELLSRRYGDEVRLEVADNCPQHLIDYLLEQFELGQVDAYKANGPVNLARMFTSVNRPRLHYPPFTPRVPAPVRKYESIFDAIDQGDILLHHPFESFSPVVNLLAEAARDPKVLAIKQTLYRTGTNSEILDHLETAARNGKEVIAVVELRARFDEESNIEGARRLQEAGAIVVYGVVGYKTHSKMLLVLRRDGDGMKRYAHLGTGNYHTKTTKFYTDYGLLTAEPGICQDVHKIFQELTGMGKAARLKQLKHAPFTLHPSLMEWIEFETEQARAGKPARIIAKFNSLTEERIMQALYRASQAGVEIDLIVRGICCLRPGIPGLSENIRVRSIIGRFLEHTRIYHFHHAGEDLVYCASADWMDRNLFNRVETCFPVNDPKLKKQILEEGLHFYLRDNTQAWLLSADGSYQRAEPAAGEEPFLAQQALLEALSNG
- the ppx gene encoding exopolyphosphatase, whose product is MRQGEQLAAIDLGSNSFHMVVARQDQGEVRLLEGLSEKVQLGSGLDSDNRLDEETQQRALECLARFAQRITGVRRGNVRVVGTNTLRMARNAKAFIARAEQVLGHDIEVVAGREEARLIYLGVAHSLAANGGSRLVVDIGGGSSELIIGEGFEAVETESLHMGCVSFRQRFFADGRITESGMARAVTAARQEVLSIEANYRRMGWTQAVGASGTIKAIAQVCEEGGLTDQGITVEALEKIARKAVKAGSVDALSLKGLREDRKPIFASGLAILLGIFRQLGITHMTVSAGALREGLLYDLLGRFTHEDVRERSVQAVMDRYRVEPAQARRVHDTVMTLHRSVADQWSLNDEALLDTLRWAALLHEVGLTVSHSQFHKHGAYMLSNADLPGFSRQEQAAVALLVRGHRRKLPLSALSEWDDEEREPLLRLCLLLRLACRLHHARSDEPLPPLTLAVDGEVVTLSFPPGWLAEHPLTQADLEQEQEFFQSSGYRLVVT
- the trxA gene encoding thioredoxin TrxA, with translation MSGEIINVTDADFEDKVLKADGPVLVDYWAPWCGPCKMVAPILEDLSKEYADKLTIAKLNIDENPDTPRKYGVRGIPTLTVFKNGDVEATKVGALSKSQLSAFLDSTL